A genomic region of Oncorhynchus mykiss isolate Arlee chromosome 2, USDA_OmykA_1.1, whole genome shotgun sequence contains the following coding sequences:
- the LOC110488961 gene encoding POU domain, class 3, transcription factor 1-like — MATTAQYIPRNNSLPSNPLMHPDSDRMHQGTTYREVQKMMHHEYLQGLAATNTGHPMSLTHHQWLPTSNTDWTSGTHIGQQEHNKASVQASREDLSSGFHHRSHLVHQQTQSSHHGSWAPTTAHHLSPLSPASNGHQSLVYSQPGYTNLNAMLSPQPASLHHSMRDPLHDDTGSHDNQMESPQQAFSHHQDHSDEDAPSSDDLEQFAKQFKQRRIKLGFTQADVGLALGTLYGNVFSQTTICRFEALQLSFKNMCKLKPLLNKWLEETDSNTGSPTNLDKIAAQGRKRKKRTSIEVGVKGALENHFLKCPKPSAHEITSLAGSLQLEKEVVRVWFCNRRQKEKRMTPIGVPHPNMEDVYSQAETPPLHHTLQSPVQ, encoded by the coding sequence ATGGCTACAACAGCTCAGTATATTCCGCGGAATAACTCCTTACCGTCCAACCCTCTCATGCATCCGGATTCGGACAGGATGCACCAGGGGACGACCTACAGAGAGGTGCAGAAAATGATGCACCACGAGTACTTGCAGGGGCTAGCGGCGACCAACACGGGACATCCGATGAGCCTGACGCACCACCAGTGGCTGCCCACCTCCAACACCGACTGGACCAGCGGTACCCATATCGGGCAACAGGAGCACAACAAAGCCAGTGTTCAGGCGAGTCGAGAGGACCTGAGTAGTGGCTTCCACCATAGATCTCACCTGGTGCACCAGCAGACGCAGAGTAGCCACCATGGGTCGTGGGCGCCGACAACGGCGCACCACTTGTCCCCGCTGTCGCCTGCCTCCAACGGGCACCAGTCGCTAGTTTACTCGCAGCCGGGATACACGAACCTCAACGCCATGCTAAGTCCCCAGCCCGCCTCTCTGCACCACAGCATGCGGGACCCGCTCCACGACGATACAGGTAGCCATGACAACCAGATGGAGTCCCCCCAGCAGGCGTTCAGCCACCACCAGGACCACTCAGACGAGGATGCGCCCAGCTCCGACGACCTGGAGCAGTTCGCCAAGCAGTTCAAACAGCGAAGGATCAAACTGGGCTTTACACAGGCGGACGTGGGCTTGGCCTTGGGCACCCTGTACGGAAACGTCTTTTCTCAGACCACTATCTGCAGGTTCGAGGCACTGCAGCTCAGCTTCAAGAACATGTGCAAACTTAAGCCACTGCTAAACAAGTGGCTGGAGGAGACAGACTCAAACACTGGCAGCCCCACCAATTTGGACAAGATTGCTGCGCAGGGCAGGAAACGAAAGAAGAGGACCTCGATTGAAGTTGGGGTGAAAGGGGCGCTGGAAAATCATTTCTTAAAATGTCCCAAGCCCTCCGCCCATGAAATCACCAGTTTAGCCGGCTCTCTTCAATTGGAAAAAGAGGTTGTCCGTGTTTGGTTTTGCAACAGAAGACAAAAAGAGAAAAGAATGACGCCGATAGGGGTCCCTCATCCGAATATGGAGGACGTATATTCTCAAGCGGAGACCCCCCCTCTTCACCACACATTACAGAGTCCTGTGCAGTGA